The DNA window ATGGCGACCCCGGCAGGATTCGAACCTGCGACCTTTTGATTCGTAGTCAAAAGGTATTGCCTAGTTTACATGTAATTATTTTAACTATAAGTCCTACGAACCCAGTAAAATCAATACTCATTAACCTATATGAAAAATTATTATCTTGTGATTCTATCCAGTTCTAGTTGCTTTTTGTCCCTTATATTTCACGCCAAGGGGCAAAATAAGGGACAAAATCATTTTGGGAAATCGTCATTTCCCAAATAAGAAAGCAGCTCCACAATCCGCATGTGGAGCTGCTTTCTTATTCTACCGCTTCCGTTTCCGGCGCAATCGGCAAGACTGCCTCCCGCTCATCAATGAATTGCCTTATTTTTTTTGCTCTGCGATTTTTTCAGCAATACCGGAGTCCTTGACTACTTTCGTAAGTCTTCTTGATTCTTTCAACCACTTTTGAAAAAATTCTTCATGTCCTAAATAATTAACTTCCATGCCCAGCTTTTTCATGTTTTCTATGTACTCAGGATCATTCACGGTTTTTTCAAGTTCAACTAACAGTTTGGCTTTTATTTCTTTCGGCATTCCTTTGTGGGCACCAATGCCCATCCAATAAGTAAATACTACGTCAATCCCTTGTTCCTGAAAAGTAGGAACGTTGCTGTAAAGAGGATCATTAATTCGCTTTGTTGCGGCAACGCCAATGACTTTCACTGTCCCGCTTTTTACATGTTCCTGCATTCTTGGGGCAATAGCAAACATTAACTGGATATGTCCGCCTAATAGAGCAGCCAATGATTCCGAGGTGCCTTTAAACGGTACTTGATCCAACGCAATTCCGGCATCTTGCGCGATCATTTCGCCAACAAGATGATTTCCGGTGCCTAACCCGCTATGCCCGAATTTAACTGTATGGGGATGCTGCTTAGCATAATCCACCAGCTCACTTAGACTGTTCCAAGGGGAATCGGAGCGAACAACGGCAATATCCGGCAGTTCTATAACTTGTACTAATGGATCCAAGGCCGAAGGATAGTAATACCCGGATGTCTCGTACAATGTCGGCAATAATGCACTGTTGTCCACCACCCCCAAGGTATAGCCATCGTCCTTCGATTCTACTAATTCATTCCAGCCTAAAATCCCCCCGGCGCCAAGCACATTCTTTACGATGACATTCTGTCCCATATGTTTATAAGCTACTTTTCCTAGCGCTCTCGCAACCATATCACTAGCACCGCCAGGAGCAAACGGCACAATCAACGTAATTGGCTTATCCGGATACTTTTCAGCAACAGTTGCCGGCGCCTCTTTCGTTCCGCAGCCAGCAACCAGCCCCATCGAACATAACAGCATCAAGGATAGCGCAATTGATTTTCTCATTTTCACAGCATTTCCTCCCTTAATTCGTTTTAATTCGATTTTATACCCGATTACATAAAAAACATTGTCATATTTTGTCAGGAGAAAAAATAAAACCGGTCAGTAAGAATGCCAACCGGAACAATTCACTCAATAAACCATTTCCCCTCTTCATCAAACAAATATACCTGCTTGCCACTAATCCGGCAGCTATATCTCATGCCACAGCCGCCGGCTTTAAGTGAGGCGGCTTGTCTTATGTCTAATATCCAATTTATCGACTGCGCACATCTTGGACATTACTGGATATATTAAGCTTACTACACCTTCGTAGAAAACGCAGAATTAAATAATTAATTCCAAGAAGATTAGGGATAATACCTCTATCATTATAATGACGGAGGTATTATCCCTAACTCTCTTTCGCACTCCTTTACCTTATCCATTACAGCTTTTAACATAACACTTTGCGCAGTATTCTTAGTGCCGGAATTTTTTCTGTTTAATGCATCAACTACTGCAACTAATCGATTGTAATCTTTCTCACTGTCAAAACGAAGTGCTATTCTCTTTCTCTCTAAATTGGGCTGATTTGGCATATCTACTCTCCTAGTTTAGTCACTTTACTCTCATGATTAATAAAAAAATAGCGTTGCTTTTATGATTATTTTAATTTTAATTCTAGTATTATCCATTTACTTACTACGACCTATACCTTATGCAGCCAGCCAATTATCTACACAAATTTGAATTTTATTTTTCCAGTCATTTTCATCAATTGCATCTTCTATCTGTGCCAATGCTGCTATCAGAAAAGATTCTATATCTTTGGGAGTAGGATGATGAGAATATGTATATGAATTCTCAATAAGGCGCATAAATTGATCTAAATCAAGTGGTATTATCCTTGTTTTTCCGCCATAATATGTTACATTCGTTTTATTAGTGGTATAAAAATGTGCCAATGTGGCTTGATTTATTGCGGGTGCAATAAAAAGACAGTATGTATCTTTTCCTGTTTTCTTAAAAAGCTGTCCACAGTGACGTGTAACAGAATCGCCCTCAGCAATAAATTGCCGCTGCCCAGACTGAAGCGTTACTTCAACCGCTAAAACAAAATTTTCATAATCGCACTCAATATCCGGCATATTCCCTTTGGCAGTAGACATAGGCTGACCTAAATCATCAACTTTAAAGTTGCCTTTAATATTTCCGCCATCCATCATAGTCATCGCCCTCCATGTATTCCATTCGAGAAATAACGGAGCATCGTAGAGTTCATCAGAAATAATTTCATTAAATGTATCTACGACCTCTTGATATAGAGCATATGACTTTAATTGTATTTCTTGATGGCGAATAAGTGCATTTTTTCTTTTTTGGATAATTCCATCTCGTAGATCTTTTAGTTCTTCAACAGCCATGCCCGACAGTTCTCTTCTAGTATATGAATGAAGCCGCATGAGAGTGTCCATAAGGTTTTCTCTAATATCAGCATAAAGTGTTGGAACAAAAGGATTGAAAAGATGTTCCTTATATGCTTTCTGATCTTCAACAAACACAGGCTTCCGTTCTACAGTCTTTAACAGATATTCTACCTCTGCCGTTTTATCGGGCGAAACAACTATTGAACGTCCTGTGAATGAGAATAGTCCTGTAAACCTTAAATAACGAAAACACGCATCTGCATAATCACGCATATTACCTTTTTTAGTCTTAATAAACTTCCTGATGCTCACGTCCCTTGATTGACGTGTTCTTGCCTTCCCACTAGCTATTGCTTCAACGTAAATTTCTTCAACTGCCTTCGTCCAAACCTCATTAACTAACGATTTGTAATCACCTCTTCTACTTTCTTTTTCTCTGCGAAAAGAGAGTATAGAATTTTTCACAATG is part of the Dendrosporobacter quercicolus genome and encodes:
- a CDS encoding Bug family tripartite tricarboxylate transporter substrate binding protein, translating into MRKSIALSLMLLCSMGLVAGCGTKEAPATVAEKYPDKPITLIVPFAPGGASDMVARALGKVAYKHMGQNVIVKNVLGAGGILGWNELVESKDDGYTLGVVDNSALLPTLYETSGYYYPSALDPLVQVIELPDIAVVRSDSPWNSLSELVDYAKQHPHTVKFGHSGLGTGNHLVGEMIAQDAGIALDQVPFKGTSESLAALLGGHIQLMFAIAPRMQEHVKSGTVKVIGVAATKRINDPLYSNVPTFQEQGIDVVFTYWMGIGAHKGMPKEIKAKLLVELEKTVNDPEYIENMKKLGMEVNYLGHEEFFQKWLKESRRLTKVVKDSGIAEKIAEQKK
- a CDS encoding AlwI family type II restriction endonuclease; the encoded protein is MARLENRALFFTTSPRSPEKMLPEIQLLCEVFDGQVWNGSTQVAFIEKLAESDFFEGSGSPKDKAFSARDRINRAPKALGFVDLNPKLKLTPSGHSFVYGKRPKEVFLRQLLKFQLPSPFHNESKNIAGAFWIRPYLEIMRLICDLESLTFDEFKIFALQLTDYRNFDIVKNSILSFRREKESRRGDYKSLVNEVWTKAVEEIYVEAIASGKARTRQSRDVSIRKFIKTKKGNMRDYADACFRYLRFTGLFSFTGRSIVVSPDKTAEVEYLLKTVERKPVFVEDQKAYKEHLFNPFVPTLYADIRENLMDTLMRLHSYTRRELSGMAVEELKDLRDGIIQKRKNALIRHQEIQLKSYALYQEVVDTFNEIISDELYDAPLFLEWNTWRAMTMMDGGNIKGNFKVDDLGQPMSTAKGNMPDIECDYENFVLAVEVTLQSGQRQFIAEGDSVTRHCGQLFKKTGKDTYCLFIAPAINQATLAHFYTTNKTNVTYYGGKTRIIPLDLDQFMRLIENSYTYSHHPTPKDIESFLIAALAQIEDAIDENDWKNKIQICVDNWLAA